One stretch of Nitrospirota bacterium DNA includes these proteins:
- a CDS encoding biotin/lipoyl-binding protein gives MARFTQDLRSKVRSLVRRDTGLDEIAIDELATSRKLQSWEAVQIPERLRFSSRLAIKLVLLFLLIIAFVPWTQTITVSGQLSAYTPSERPQDIEAQITGRIKKWHIFEGVRVKQGDLILELDDYDPNFMSPDLLSFLDQRRKALDQSRKAALARAEQLDKRIKEMQNLVKSAVPSAQARVIESENKVREAYQKVEAAKIAVATAELNVDRHKQLAEQGLVSQRELELTIQSALATKADLTGAQANLKGAEQAMKALGFGRDQVSAEVLQRLLDAEAAREASIGEAAKATDQLADVSLRMSNAEQRRLAGHILSPIDGTVVKMAQAGAGETVRPGEKLVKISPASADKAIEMLADGMDAPLLNVGRKVRVLFYGIPAIPLPAWPEIMAGTYGGVIKVIDQVDDGKGNFRFWVVPDPDDRTWPPQEHVRQGTKAMGWVILNRVPLWYELWRRFNLFPPDYQERPPSLIDTLLPKAGRGAK, from the coding sequence GTGGCACGCTTCACACAGGATTTGCGAAGCAAAGTTCGCTCCCTTGTCAGACGGGACACCGGCCTGGATGAGATCGCTATCGACGAACTTGCGACCTCCAGAAAGCTTCAGTCCTGGGAAGCGGTCCAAATCCCCGAACGTCTTCGATTTTCTTCGCGCCTCGCCATCAAACTCGTACTCCTGTTTCTCTTGATCATCGCCTTCGTTCCTTGGACACAGACGATTACCGTCAGCGGACAACTCTCCGCCTATACGCCCTCCGAACGTCCGCAGGATATCGAAGCGCAGATCACCGGACGGATCAAGAAGTGGCACATCTTTGAAGGGGTGCGCGTCAAGCAAGGCGATCTTATTCTTGAGTTAGATGACTACGACCCCAATTTCATGTCTCCGGACCTCCTATCTTTCCTAGACCAACGACGCAAGGCGCTGGATCAAAGTCGCAAGGCGGCGCTCGCCCGCGCCGAGCAATTGGATAAACGGATCAAGGAGATGCAGAACCTCGTGAAGTCCGCGGTCCCGTCCGCCCAGGCACGCGTAATCGAATCTGAGAATAAGGTCCGGGAAGCCTACCAGAAAGTCGAAGCAGCAAAAATTGCGGTCGCGACAGCCGAGTTGAACGTGGACCGGCACAAACAGTTAGCCGAGCAGGGCCTCGTGTCGCAACGCGAACTCGAGTTGACCATTCAGTCAGCGCTTGCCACCAAAGCCGATCTGACCGGAGCACAGGCCAACCTTAAGGGAGCAGAACAGGCCATGAAGGCTCTCGGCTTCGGCCGCGACCAGGTCAGCGCCGAAGTCCTGCAACGATTGCTCGACGCAGAAGCGGCCCGTGAGGCCTCTATCGGCGAAGCGGCAAAAGCCACCGATCAACTGGCCGATGTCTCACTGCGCATGTCCAACGCGGAACAACGCCGGCTCGCCGGCCACATCCTCTCCCCGATCGATGGCACCGTGGTGAAGATGGCTCAAGCCGGTGCCGGTGAAACCGTCCGCCCCGGGGAAAAACTCGTGAAAATTTCTCCAGCGAGTGCCGACAAGGCCATCGAGATGCTGGCTGACGGAATGGACGCCCCGCTGCTCAACGTAGGCCGGAAGGTGCGTGTCTTGTTTTATGGGATTCCGGCTATTCCCCTCCCGGCTTGGCCGGAGATCATGGCCGGCACCTATGGTGGCGTCATCAAGGTCATCGACCAAGTCGACGACGGCAAGGGGAACTTTCGTTTCTGGGTGGTCCCGGATCCCGACGATCGAACCTGGCCGCCACAAGAACATGTCCGCCAGGGAACCAAAGCCATGGGATGGGTCATCTTGAACCGAGTCCCCCTGTGGTACGAGCTCTGGCGGCGCTTCAACCTCTTTCCCCCAGATTACCAAGAGCGCCCACCAAGCCTCATCGACACTCTCTTGCCAAAAGCAGGGCGAGGTGCGAAATAA
- a CDS encoding arginine decarboxylase, pyruvoyl-dependent, whose amino-acid sequence MVPTQMFLTRGVGVHKEKLASFEQALRSAGVAYCNLVTVSSILPPNCKIIPRARGEKLLNPGEITFCVMARSETNERNRLVSASIGLAIPTDRRTYGYLSEHHAHGETDEETGEYTEDLAAQMLATTLGVEFDPNIAWKEREQVFKMAGKIVRTLNITQSAIGKPNRWTTVIALAVFIPEENIPKRRR is encoded by the coding sequence ATGGTACCTACGCAGATGTTTCTGACGCGAGGCGTTGGAGTCCATAAAGAAAAGCTGGCCTCCTTCGAGCAAGCCTTGCGTAGCGCTGGCGTTGCCTATTGTAACCTCGTCACGGTGTCGTCGATTCTCCCGCCGAATTGCAAAATTATCCCGCGTGCGCGCGGCGAGAAATTACTGAACCCCGGTGAAATCACGTTCTGTGTGATGGCGCGATCGGAAACGAATGAGCGGAATCGCCTGGTCTCCGCCTCGATTGGCTTGGCGATCCCGACGGATCGCCGGACCTATGGCTATCTGTCCGAGCACCATGCACATGGCGAAACCGATGAAGAGACGGGTGAATATACGGAAGACTTGGCGGCACAGATGTTGGCCACGACGCTCGGCGTTGAGTTCGATCCGAACATTGCCTGGAAAGAACGGGAACAAGTCTTCAAGATGGCCGGCAAGATTGTTCGGACGCTCAACATTACCCAGTCTGCTATTGGGAAACCCAATCGCTGGACGACCGTGATTGCGTTGGCCGTGTTCATTCCAGAAGAAAATATTCCAAAACGGCGTCGGTAG
- a CDS encoding ATP-binding cassette domain-containing protein yields MQSQVGLQQNLFQSMLACLGVLFRLERKILALIVSYSLAIGLFSLIVPLTVQELVNTFAFAIQPITIVTLAGVMVAGLMFVGAFRALQFYSVEVLERRIFARVALGMAQQLPQLQFLGFKPRYANYFMETVFVQRALSVLLVDLINVIVGGAVGMTILVFYHPYFLLYNALLMAGFTVVFFLMSHGGLKATIAMSHAKYDTLHWLQEISFNLLHFKATDSQAILMRRTDELVQSYVETRQTRFGILIRQYLGSVGWQAVAHSGLLATAGWLLSIGQLTLGQLVAAEVVVSGLLLSFDAVVKRMGHIYYFLTGLNELDFLFSLPKDQASATLSVPLPDPTIHGIRVTCKDLAVIHPGLPTIFEQFNLEVTPGEKIGVYASTAAAKTALARVLAGLETPTGGVLRYNGVDLRHLDLQAINRCRGFMIDSQLTLFEGTIEDNIVLGRSYVPYSDIRWALRFTELEEDVDAFPQGIKTHIRAPGKILAPTHILRILLARAILARPQILIFDGIIHNMQPAMRETVLRRLCSKDEPWSVIFISNDPNLTPHVDRRIILD; encoded by the coding sequence GTGCAAAGTCAGGTCGGTCTCCAACAGAATCTGTTTCAATCGATGCTTGCATGCCTGGGCGTCCTCTTCCGCTTGGAGCGGAAGATCCTTGCCCTGATCGTCTCGTATTCACTCGCCATCGGACTCTTCTCCCTCATTGTCCCTCTCACAGTCCAAGAGCTCGTCAACACGTTTGCCTTCGCCATTCAGCCCATCACCATTGTAACTCTCGCAGGGGTGATGGTGGCCGGGCTCATGTTCGTCGGAGCATTCCGAGCTTTGCAGTTCTACTCCGTCGAGGTGCTGGAGCGCCGGATCTTCGCTCGGGTCGCCCTCGGGATGGCCCAGCAGTTGCCCCAGTTGCAATTTTTAGGGTTTAAACCCCGCTATGCCAATTACTTCATGGAGACCGTCTTTGTGCAACGGGCGCTCTCCGTCCTCCTCGTTGACCTGATCAACGTCATCGTGGGCGGGGCGGTCGGCATGACCATCCTGGTTTTTTATCATCCCTACTTCTTGTTGTACAACGCATTGCTCATGGCAGGGTTTACCGTCGTCTTTTTTCTCATGTCGCATGGAGGGCTGAAGGCCACTATCGCCATGTCCCATGCAAAATATGACACCCTGCATTGGCTGCAGGAGATCTCGTTTAATCTGCTGCACTTCAAAGCCACGGATAGCCAAGCCATACTGATGCGGAGGACCGATGAGTTAGTCCAGTCCTACGTCGAAACCAGACAAACTCGATTCGGCATCCTGATTCGTCAATACCTGGGATCGGTCGGCTGGCAAGCCGTCGCCCATAGCGGGCTCCTTGCCACTGCCGGATGGCTGTTGTCCATCGGTCAATTGACGCTCGGGCAACTGGTCGCCGCCGAGGTTGTTGTCAGCGGACTCCTCCTGAGTTTCGATGCCGTCGTCAAACGCATGGGACACATTTATTACTTCCTCACCGGTTTGAACGAACTCGATTTTCTCTTCTCGCTTCCGAAAGACCAAGCCTCCGCCACCCTGTCCGTCCCGCTGCCGGATCCCACAATTCACGGTATTCGCGTGACCTGCAAAGACCTCGCGGTCATCCACCCAGGCCTGCCGACGATCTTCGAACAGTTCAATCTTGAAGTCACACCCGGAGAAAAAATCGGCGTCTACGCCAGTACGGCGGCAGCCAAAACGGCGCTCGCACGTGTCTTGGCAGGCCTGGAAACTCCGACTGGCGGCGTCCTTCGCTACAACGGCGTAGACCTTCGCCACCTCGATCTTCAGGCGATCAATCGCTGTCGAGGGTTCATGATCGACTCCCAGCTCACTCTGTTCGAGGGCACGATCGAAGATAACATCGTGTTGGGACGATCCTATGTTCCTTATAGCGATATCCGGTGGGCATTGCGCTTCACCGAACTGGAAGAAGACGTCGACGCATTCCCGCAGGGAATCAAGACCCACATCCGGGCCCCGGGAAAAATTCTTGCTCCAACGCATATCCTGCGGATCTTGCTCGCACGCGCAATCCTCGCCCGTCCGCAAATTCTGATCTTTGACGGTATCATCCACAATATGCAGCCGGCCATGCGCGAGACCGTCTTACGACGGCTCTGCTCAAAAGACGAACCCTGGTCGGTGATCTTTATATCGAACGATCCGAATCTCACGCCGCACGTCGATCGACGAATCATTCTCGATTAA
- a CDS encoding pseudouridine synthase has protein sequence MTAQLRINKFFTHHGICSRREADRLIESGRVTINQRVASLGDKVTPEDVIARDGQVIPWGTASVYIKYHKPVGVTTTSESHVARNIIAEIGHPERIFPIGRLDKDSSGLILLTNDGDIVNEILRTEHGHEREYEVSVDRPFDQTFVDRMAQGVDILDRPTKLCRIDRLGPARFRIILTEGRNRQIRRMCQVLGYRVLMLHRVRIMHLTLGGLASGAWKPLTDEERAQLFQAVGRGSSHGISG, from the coding sequence GTGACCGCCCAGCTTCGCATCAATAAGTTTTTCACACACCATGGCATTTGCTCTCGGCGTGAGGCCGATCGCTTGATTGAGTCCGGTCGCGTGACCATCAATCAACGGGTGGCTTCATTGGGAGATAAGGTTACTCCTGAAGACGTCATCGCACGAGACGGACAGGTGATTCCCTGGGGAACGGCCTCGGTCTATATCAAGTATCACAAGCCTGTCGGCGTGACAACAACCAGCGAGTCGCATGTGGCTCGTAACATCATTGCGGAGATCGGCCACCCGGAGCGAATTTTTCCAATCGGCCGACTCGATAAGGACTCGTCCGGTCTCATCCTGCTCACGAACGACGGAGATATCGTGAACGAGATTCTCCGAACCGAGCATGGGCATGAGCGGGAATATGAGGTATCAGTCGATCGCCCGTTTGACCAGACATTCGTTGACCGTATGGCTCAGGGAGTCGACATTCTCGACCGTCCGACCAAACTCTGCCGGATTGACCGACTCGGTCCCGCACGGTTCCGCATCATTCTCACAGAAGGACGTAATCGACAGATCCGGCGCATGTGCCAAGTCTTGGGGTATCGGGTGCTCATGTTGCACCGTGTCAGGATCATGCATCTGACGCTTGGTGGATTAGCCTCCGGAGCCTGGAAGCCGCTCACCGACGAGGAGCGTGCACAGCTTTTTCAGGCTGTGGGGCGAGGGAGTAGTCACGGCATAAGCGGGTAG
- a CDS encoding MCP four helix bundle domain-containing protein, with protein MRLTTFIRSFQPSASQLLISLLVAGLGWLSGQALSSVDQDLRIMYTEYTLGATDLAHISADIMRYRNTIIRALEADSQKDFERITESLPAQRARIQHAVDRYAAAGLRVSRSGRSEPEDIEAVRRSLDQYFSVASTTVQLLTQEWTAVSLTERETIRRKAEEHASDNAGPKMIQVSLALDRLLDTVADVAKDMRDEGTKAIQRTSLLLVGGSFFIAFLNLFFTRQRGGTSQHNDGPDEREIDSGHRPIPRPLASDTPAAILRQE; from the coding sequence GTGAGACTGACAACCTTTATTCGATCATTTCAGCCGAGCGCCTCACAACTATTGATCAGCCTCCTGGTTGCCGGCCTTGGGTGGCTCAGCGGACAAGCCTTAAGCAGCGTCGACCAGGATTTACGCATTATGTATACCGAATACACGCTCGGGGCCACCGATCTTGCCCATATTTCCGCAGACATCATGCGGTACAGAAACACCATCATCCGTGCCCTCGAAGCGGACAGCCAGAAGGACTTCGAGCGAATCACCGAATCCTTGCCCGCACAGCGCGCGAGAATTCAGCATGCCGTGGACCGGTATGCAGCCGCGGGGCTGCGCGTCTCACGGAGCGGGCGCAGTGAGCCTGAAGATATCGAGGCGGTCCGGCGCAGTCTCGATCAATATTTTTCCGTAGCCAGCACAACCGTACAACTCTTGACGCAGGAATGGACCGCCGTCTCTCTAACGGAAAGGGAAACCATCAGGCGAAAGGCGGAAGAACATGCCTCCGACAACGCAGGCCCGAAAATGATTCAGGTTAGCCTCGCGCTGGACCGGCTGTTGGACACGGTGGCGGATGTGGCAAAAGACATGCGGGATGAAGGCACCAAGGCGATCCAGCGCACAAGCCTGCTGCTCGTAGGTGGAAGTTTTTTTATCGCCTTTTTGAATCTGTTCTTCACCAGACAGCGTGGAGGAACCTCCCAGCACAATGATGGTCCGGACGAACGCGAGATCGATTCTGGCCACCGCCCCATCCCACGCCCATTGGCCAGTGACACCCCAGCGGCGATACTACGCCAGGAATAG
- a CDS encoding thioredoxin domain-containing protein codes for MTKAYLFRTVAALSLLVLLSSTQVGAGSATEDGRARGRADAPITLIEYSDFTCGWCVKFFQATWPRLQAKYIDTGKVRFLYRDYPRADQGVGVEAAVASRCAGAQGKYWPMHDRLFSQGGRLDSGLFKGYAKTIGLEQTAFAKCFDERQYLESIFQDRQEANRWGFHGTPGFILIRTVSGPTEKEPAIAIPGAVPFEDFAEEIERMLATAPRS; via the coding sequence ATGACGAAGGCCTATCTCTTTCGCACAGTCGCGGCTCTGTCGCTGTTGGTACTCTTGTCCTCGACTCAAGTCGGTGCCGGATCTGCCACGGAGGATGGGCGAGCCAGAGGGCGCGCTGACGCACCGATCACTTTGATCGAGTACTCCGACTTTACCTGTGGCTGGTGCGTGAAGTTCTTTCAGGCGACGTGGCCTCGGTTGCAAGCCAAGTATATCGATACGGGCAAAGTGCGTTTCCTGTATCGAGATTATCCACGAGCGGATCAGGGGGTCGGTGTCGAGGCGGCAGTGGCGTCACGTTGCGCCGGAGCCCAGGGAAAATATTGGCCGATGCATGACCGGCTCTTTAGCCAGGGAGGCCGGTTGGACTCGGGGTTGTTTAAAGGCTACGCGAAGACGATTGGCTTGGAGCAGACGGCGTTTGCGAAGTGTTTCGACGAGCGGCAATATCTTGAATCCATTTTTCAGGATCGTCAAGAAGCGAACCGGTGGGGATTTCACGGTACTCCCGGTTTTATTCTGATTCGGACGGTCAGTGGACCGACCGAGAAAGAGCCGGCTATCGCGATCCCAGGCGCAGTTCCGTTCGAGGATTTTGCCGAAGAGATTGAGCGCATGTTGGCCACTGCTCCACGTTCCTAG
- the purE gene encoding 5-(carboxyamino)imidazole ribonucleotide mutase, protein MGGSKSDFPILEKAVAMLTDLGIPSELLVVSAHRTPDRLFTYAEQAPGRGIEVIIAGAGGAAHLPGMLAAKTHLPVIGVPIPTENLRGLDSLLSIVQMPRGVPVATVAIGGAENAGLLAAQILAGRYPAIADRVKLFRQTQTDSVLHSPEAKGLVAKTKGPGRPSRRA, encoded by the coding sequence TTGGGTGGAAGTAAATCCGATTTCCCGATCTTAGAGAAGGCCGTGGCGATGCTGACGGATCTGGGGATTCCAAGCGAACTCCTGGTCGTCTCGGCGCATCGGACTCCGGATCGCTTGTTCACCTATGCTGAACAGGCTCCCGGCCGGGGGATCGAAGTGATTATTGCCGGGGCTGGCGGGGCGGCCCATCTTCCCGGGATGCTGGCTGCGAAGACGCATCTGCCGGTCATTGGCGTTCCGATCCCGACGGAGAATCTTCGCGGACTGGACTCCCTCCTCTCCATCGTCCAAATGCCACGAGGGGTCCCCGTCGCCACCGTGGCGATCGGCGGGGCGGAAAATGCCGGCTTGCTGGCGGCGCAAATCTTGGCAGGCCGGTATCCAGCGATTGCCGACCGTGTGAAACTATTCCGTCAAACACAGACGGACAGCGTGCTCCACTCTCCTGAGGCGAAGGGCTTGGTGGCCAAAACGAAAGGCCCAGGCCGCCCGAGTCGTCGAGCGTGA
- a CDS encoding TolC family protein → MNSRHALPVLLLLGSIGLCPSLSSAEEPMKSKSLPPIPLSVEEIHAWIDRSHPLLRGAGTEKTMARGKMLKALGAFEPTLINDTEIERFIKSSDPGKGTQTAGFNDTLVEARHPWGFRYSAGVRHAIGDATIPDLSFGGGNNQVLLGGFFPLLRGLMMNPENAELQRSELANPKAEVQISQTRQDLFLAAATQFWDWVTAVKLAEVQRRAVGVAEDRYRQVEGRAKAGAVAPLDVVEANQEVQRRREVAIAVQRLVEQEQLKLSMFLWENNAPVSPHLERAPDFPSAMLVPAPDIIQAHKLQAKVDRPEVKEVGIEAKLNNIDLELAKNNLLPSLDAEAAPSRTPEKFVLGLGYRFGLELKIPILQRKSRGEVLEAQGKADRFVFMQQFREQQVLIDVDNALSALERAKERVAAAAESLRLAKTLEEGERFRFSLGATSILFVNLRERNSVDSESQVIRAKADYQKARALYQWAIGAWARTTPFVTPVTYRARD, encoded by the coding sequence ATGAATTCCCGTCACGCTCTCCCAGTCCTGCTGCTCCTGGGTTCGATCGGGCTCTGCCCCTCCCTCTCCTCTGCGGAAGAGCCGATGAAATCAAAATCGCTCCCGCCAATTCCCTTGAGTGTGGAAGAGATTCACGCCTGGATCGATCGCTCGCACCCACTCCTCAGGGGGGCCGGTACAGAGAAAACCATGGCACGAGGGAAAATGCTCAAAGCATTAGGCGCTTTTGAGCCAACCCTCATCAACGATACTGAGATCGAACGATTCATCAAGAGTTCAGACCCCGGCAAAGGCACCCAAACAGCGGGATTCAACGACACACTCGTCGAAGCGCGCCACCCCTGGGGATTTCGCTACAGCGCAGGGGTACGGCATGCCATCGGCGATGCAACCATTCCCGATCTTTCATTCGGCGGGGGTAACAATCAAGTCCTCCTCGGAGGCTTCTTCCCGCTGCTCCGAGGCCTCATGATGAATCCAGAAAATGCTGAACTCCAGCGATCCGAATTGGCCAATCCAAAGGCGGAAGTGCAGATCTCTCAAACAAGACAGGACCTGTTCCTGGCGGCAGCCACACAGTTTTGGGATTGGGTCACCGCGGTGAAGCTTGCAGAGGTGCAGCGCCGAGCCGTAGGAGTGGCCGAAGACCGGTATCGACAGGTTGAAGGCCGCGCCAAGGCAGGAGCTGTCGCGCCGCTCGACGTGGTCGAGGCCAATCAGGAGGTGCAGCGCCGCCGCGAGGTGGCCATCGCCGTGCAACGGCTGGTAGAGCAAGAACAGCTGAAACTGTCCATGTTCCTCTGGGAGAATAACGCGCCCGTCTCGCCGCATCTGGAGCGAGCCCCAGACTTCCCGTCGGCCATGCTGGTGCCGGCGCCTGACATCATCCAAGCCCATAAACTCCAAGCCAAAGTCGATCGGCCGGAGGTCAAAGAAGTCGGCATCGAAGCCAAACTCAACAATATCGATCTAGAGCTGGCCAAAAATAACCTCCTTCCCAGCCTGGATGCTGAAGCAGCGCCATCTCGCACGCCGGAGAAGTTCGTGCTGGGGCTCGGCTACCGCTTTGGGCTGGAACTCAAGATTCCGATCCTCCAGCGAAAGAGCCGCGGCGAAGTCCTGGAAGCGCAAGGCAAGGCAGATCGATTTGTCTTCATGCAGCAATTCCGCGAGCAACAAGTGCTCATCGATGTCGACAATGCCCTCTCCGCCCTCGAACGTGCCAAGGAACGCGTCGCGGCGGCAGCCGAATCGCTCCGACTGGCTAAAACCCTTGAAGAAGGGGAACGTTTCCGGTTTAGCCTTGGAGCAACTAGTATCCTCTTCGTCAACTTACGGGAACGGAATTCAGTCGATTCGGAGAGCCAGGTCATCCGAGCCAAGGCGGACTATCAAAAGGCGCGAGCCTTGTACCAATGGGCCATCGGAGCCTGGGCCAGAACGACGCCGTTCGTAACTCCCGTTACCTATCGGGCAAGAGATTGA
- the speB gene encoding agmatinase, translated as MTLPAGWEGIDQNFLGLEEPWCHPDQAGVYILPAPYEHTSSYVLGSDRGPSSIIEASQQVELYDETLRCEPYREWGGVATIRSLDLDGKVDRQAVDAIDAFVTPHVGTGRFVVTLTGEHTGALGAIRAHARRYPDLCVVQIDAHGDLRKAYQGNPYSHASVMARVVDDGLPLVQVGIRSISPEEIERIQSTDRISTFFAADILDPSGPYEGKASRWVPEVVKACRGPVYLTFDCDGLDASLVPALGTPEPGGLGWYDTLNLITALANGPGILGMDISEIAPIEGFVAPQFCIARLIYRMLGRIKAGRRVH; from the coding sequence ATGACGCTTCCTGCCGGATGGGAAGGTATCGACCAGAACTTCCTCGGGCTCGAAGAGCCTTGGTGCCATCCTGATCAGGCGGGCGTCTATATCCTCCCTGCGCCCTACGAACATACCTCCAGCTACGTGTTGGGATCCGATCGAGGGCCATCCTCGATCATCGAGGCGTCTCAACAGGTCGAGTTATACGACGAAACACTGCGTTGTGAGCCCTATCGCGAATGGGGCGGGGTCGCCACCATCCGCTCGCTCGACCTTGACGGAAAAGTCGATCGGCAAGCGGTGGATGCCATCGATGCCTTCGTCACACCTCATGTCGGGACCGGTCGGTTTGTTGTGACCTTAACCGGGGAACATACCGGTGCGCTGGGGGCGATCAGAGCCCATGCACGCCGCTATCCTGACTTGTGCGTGGTGCAAATCGATGCCCACGGCGACTTGCGGAAAGCCTACCAGGGAAACCCCTACAGCCATGCCAGCGTCATGGCTCGCGTGGTCGATGACGGATTACCGTTGGTTCAAGTCGGGATTCGGTCAATTTCTCCAGAAGAAATTGAGCGTATTCAGAGCACCGATCGGATTTCTACGTTCTTTGCCGCCGATATTCTTGACCCGTCAGGACCCTACGAGGGCAAGGCCTCTCGCTGGGTTCCTGAGGTGGTAAAGGCCTGTCGCGGGCCGGTCTATCTGACCTTCGATTGTGACGGGCTTGATGCCTCGCTGGTTCCCGCCCTCGGCACTCCTGAGCCCGGTGGATTGGGGTGGTACGATACGCTGAATCTCATCACAGCGTTGGCCAACGGCCCTGGCATCCTCGGGATGGATATCAGCGAGATTGCTCCAATCGAAGGGTTCGTCGCTCCGCAGTTTTGTATCGCCCGCTTGATCTACCGCATGTTGGGGCGAATTAAAGCGGGCCGTCGCGTTCACTAA
- a CDS encoding aldehyde dehydrogenase family protein: protein MQGPRPFLIGGLWRQGETVAPVNNPYTGQRLAEISTASSVDAEAAIQSTVDAAVEMAALPSHARYQALQKIAGGLYARREEFARLMTAEAGKPIADATREVSRAVQTFTIAAEEARRIPGEVIPLDWTPGTDSHLGILRRVPIGPVLGITPFNFPLNLVAHKVAPALAAGNSILIKPAPQTPLTALLLGEVVLESGLPPGALNVLPCDNRVAEQLVVDPRFKLLSFTGSAAVGWMLKAKCGKKKVVLELGGNAGVIVEPDAELEVAAQRCAAGGFGYAGQTCISVQRIFVHHSIADLFTTKLLLQVARLKAGDPSDQATVVGPLIDSAAAHRVEAWVEEAVSQGARVLLGGKRMGSVVEATVLSHVTPTMKVSCQEVFGPVVTVTPYRHLDEAITALNQSDYGLQAGVFTQNVNAIFHAFRHLEVGAVLANEIPTFRADHMPYGGVKDSGIGREGVHAAIEDMTEPRMLVLNLRPPAGA, encoded by the coding sequence GTGCAGGGACCACGTCCATTTTTGATTGGAGGCCTGTGGCGGCAGGGGGAGACTGTCGCTCCCGTGAATAATCCCTATACAGGGCAGCGGCTCGCCGAGATCTCGACTGCGAGTTCCGTCGATGCCGAGGCCGCGATCCAATCGACGGTCGATGCCGCTGTCGAGATGGCAGCCCTCCCGTCCCATGCCCGTTATCAGGCGCTACAAAAAATCGCAGGCGGGCTCTATGCCCGACGTGAGGAATTTGCCAGGCTGATGACGGCTGAAGCTGGCAAGCCGATCGCCGATGCGACGCGTGAGGTGAGCCGGGCCGTCCAGACATTTACCATTGCAGCTGAAGAGGCGAGGCGCATTCCGGGCGAGGTGATCCCCCTCGACTGGACGCCGGGGACGGACTCCCATCTCGGCATTCTTCGCCGGGTTCCGATCGGTCCGGTGCTCGGAATCACACCCTTTAACTTTCCGCTGAATCTTGTCGCCCACAAGGTCGCGCCAGCGCTGGCTGCAGGCAATTCCATTCTCATCAAGCCGGCGCCACAGACACCCCTCACCGCATTATTGCTGGGCGAAGTCGTGCTCGAATCCGGGCTTCCTCCTGGCGCACTCAACGTCTTGCCCTGCGACAACCGAGTGGCAGAACAGCTCGTCGTCGATCCTCGGTTCAAGCTCCTGAGTTTTACCGGGAGTGCCGCCGTGGGATGGATGTTGAAGGCCAAGTGCGGGAAGAAGAAGGTGGTGTTGGAGCTCGGCGGAAACGCGGGCGTGATCGTGGAGCCCGATGCTGAGCTGGAGGTTGCCGCACAGCGTTGCGCAGCCGGTGGGTTCGGCTATGCCGGTCAGACCTGTATTTCCGTGCAGCGCATCTTTGTCCATCATTCGATTGCGGACCTGTTCACGACGAAATTGCTGTTACAGGTTGCGCGTTTAAAAGCCGGCGATCCGAGCGACCAGGCGACGGTGGTTGGCCCACTCATTGATTCGGCTGCGGCCCATCGTGTCGAGGCTTGGGTAGAGGAAGCCGTATCGCAGGGGGCGCGAGTGCTGCTGGGCGGAAAACGGATGGGCTCGGTGGTGGAGGCGACGGTGCTCTCCCACGTGACGCCAACGATGAAAGTATCGTGTCAGGAAGTATTTGGACCGGTGGTGACCGTGACCCCCTATCGTCACTTGGACGAAGCGATCACGGCGCTCAACCAGTCCGACTACGGGCTTCAAGCCGGGGTCTTTACGCAGAATGTGAATGCGATTTTTCATGCATTTCGGCATCTTGAAGTCGGGGCGGTGCTGGCCAACGAGATTCCGACGTTCCGGGCCGATCACATGCCCTACGGGGGCGTCAAGGACTCGGGAATCGGCCGCGAAGGGGTCCATGCCGCGATCGAGGATATGACCGAGCCCCGTATGCTGGTGCTAAATCTCAGGCCGCCCGCTGGGGCCTAA